A single genomic interval of Haloterrigena salifodinae harbors:
- a CDS encoding SDR family NAD(P)-dependent oxidoreductase: MSTEQFSVDGDVAIVTGSSSGIGRGIAERFAADSVDVVVCSREQENVDPVAEEINESERPGEALAVECDVTDRDAVEALVEATVEEFGGLDVLVNNAGASFMADFDDISPNGWETIMDINVNGTYHCTHAAAEHLKDGGGCVINLASVAGQRGSPMMSPYGAAKAAVINLTTTLSYEWADDDVRVNCIAPGFVATPGVESQMGVSADNIDREEVARRIGTVEEIADLAQFLASPASSYIVGETVTAQGVPQISEEHEI, encoded by the coding sequence ATGAGTACTGAGCAGTTCAGCGTCGACGGCGACGTCGCCATCGTTACGGGCTCCTCGAGCGGCATCGGGCGGGGTATCGCCGAGCGGTTCGCCGCGGACAGCGTCGACGTCGTCGTCTGTTCGCGCGAACAGGAGAACGTCGACCCCGTCGCCGAGGAGATCAACGAGAGCGAGCGTCCCGGCGAGGCGCTGGCCGTCGAGTGCGACGTGACCGACCGCGACGCCGTCGAGGCGCTGGTCGAGGCGACCGTCGAGGAGTTCGGCGGGCTGGACGTGCTGGTCAACAACGCCGGCGCGTCGTTCATGGCCGACTTCGACGACATCTCGCCGAACGGTTGGGAGACGATCATGGACATCAACGTCAACGGCACCTACCACTGCACCCACGCCGCCGCGGAGCACCTGAAGGACGGCGGCGGCTGCGTGATCAACCTGGCCAGCGTCGCCGGCCAGCGGGGCTCGCCGATGATGAGCCCCTACGGCGCCGCCAAGGCCGCGGTCATCAACCTCACGACGACGCTCTCCTACGAGTGGGCCGACGACGACGTCCGCGTCAACTGCATCGCCCCCGGCTTCGTCGCCACGCCGGGCGTCGAGAGCCAGATGGGCGTCTCCGCCGACAACATCGACCGCGAGGAGGTCGCCCGCCGCATCGGCACCGTCGAGGAAATCGCCGACCTCGCCCAGTTCCTCGCCAGTCCGGCCTCGTCGTACATCGTCGGCGAGACTGTCACGGCCCAGGGCGTCCCGCAGAT